ACAGGTAGGCTAGTTTGGAACACTTTAGACACAACATTTAGGCAAGCTCAGGTGAGCACTATTAGAGTGATTCCTCATGAAACCCAGACAAAAAAATACTGTACCATGATTTTGGGGATATTCACGAAATGTGATCCATAGAATAATCctttggaggaaacactgttgaaatatattttatatttttatctaTCTTATTTAATAAAGTTGGCATATTTATTAAATTTTGGCCTTatccaggcctcctttaagactccatagtgttttGTCTGTAGGTGCTGCAAAGCaaacattggtgtcatatgaagctttactgCTTGCTCTGTAttatgagtagtattttgatttcaaaaactattttttttacattaattaaTATTGAGAAATAgaaacatgaatattgaaaatataccAATTTTGATTTGGAAAAGTAttcaatatattgttgaacataatatactctactggcatatcaaagttccagactGTGATCATCATTCCTACTTTTAGAGTTATGATCCAATTTGTAAGCACTaccaacagagtgaatgtgaaaatagTTTCAAAATGGGCCATATCACCTCAGCTGGTGATTTTCAGAGTGTGCAATGATAAAGGTAAAAGGAGGGCTATGATTGGTTACATTGTCGTCTATGCCAATTTCTCTATATAAAATGGACCATAATTTaaaaactagcagagatcccagAACTTTGATATgccagtacagtatattatgatcaacaatatatacaaaaaatttGCTAAGTtaaaaatgtcatattttcaatgacaccAATTTTTGCTATGTAGCATCTACAGATAAAACATTATGGTGTCTTAAAGGAGGCATGGGTAAagccaaaatgtcataaatatgccaaCCTTGagtaattatttctcaattaggcttttaaatacaaatgtaaaatatatgtcgACAATCCTTTCTCCAAAGGACTATTGTATGGATAAAATTTCATGAAAATCCCCCAAATCGTTTTTGTCTGGGTTTCATGAGGATTCATTATAGGATTCCAATTACGACTAACCAATACATGTAATGCAGACTAGTCAGGTTGAATACAGTTATAGGAATAAATGAAAGCTAGTTGTCCATGCTGAAAATTTttagcattgggccagtaactgaaaggttacagGTTCGAATCCCCAatccgactaggtgaaaaatctgtcgatgtgcccttgatcaaggcccttaaccctaattgctcctgtaagtcgctctggataagagtgtctgcttaatgactaaaatgttaaatgtatctCTGCTTGGCAGTTCcctacaccatcattacgttCCCCTTCCTGTTTGCGGTCATGTTTGGGGACCTTGGTCATGGTGTGGTCATGGCATGCTTTGCCCTGTGGATGGTGTTGAAAGAGAAGAGCCACAAGCGCAAGCGTTCTGATAATGAGGTGAGAGCGTTTTAAGTGTAATTTCTATCAAATTCGACTGTGTTTTTGTGGTTGTCTTGATTTTGATGTACTGCCATGAATGTTGGTCTTGGTTTCTGTGTTGTCCTCAGATCTGGACAGTGTTCTTCGAGGGACGTTATATCATACTAATGATGGGCCTTTTCTCTGTGTACACGGGGCTGATCTATAATGACTGCTTCTCCAAGTCACTCAACATATTTGGCTCAAGCTGGAGTGTTAGGGCTATGTTCACAGATCAGCAGTGGACGTGAGTGATCAAAACgaacacacaaaaacatgcacaTTAGTACATTCCCAAGCACAGTATGCACAGAATAGATGGTCAGTGTACCTGTCGATGTGAACATATCATTTTAATTTAGCTGTAACTGACTGAGGTTATTGTACTCATATTCACCTCTTATTCCAGAAATGAAACTCTCCAAACGAATGCTTTGCTCTCCCTTGATCCCAATGTCACTGGTGTCTTTAGTGGACCATACCCCTTTGGCATCGATCCAGTGAGTATacatacacacgacacacagacatATAGTGATGCTTTCAGATGCTAAACACACAAACCCACAATCACGCACTCTCACATGTCCCTTCTCATGCCTTTCACTGCTCCCAAATCCCAGAGATTGACATTGTCTGATGTTATGTTCATGTTATGCTTTGTATCACACCCACAGATATGGAACATGGCAGTGAATCGTCTGTCCTTCCTGAACTCCTACAAGATGAAGATGTCCGTCATCATAGGGGTCGTGCACATGAGCTTTGGGGTGGTGCTCAGTGTCTTCAACCATCTGTGAGTGAGCAGTTGCTGGTTCCTAACCGTAGTCACAAAAGTTGAAATCTTCCGAAAGGGTTTCTCTAAATGTAAATTCATCCTTTCCTCCCCTTCCCTATTCTCTTCCATTTATCCAGGCACTTCAAACATAATTTCAACGTCTACCTGCTGTTCCTCCCTGAGTTGCTGTTCCTGCTATGTCTCTTTGGCTACCTGGTTTTCATGATCCTCTACAAGTGGCTGGCGTTCGGTGCACGTGACTCCCGCCTGGCCCCCAGCATCCTCATCCACTTTATCAACATGTTCCTCATGCAGGGAGGGGACAACACCCCTCTCTACCCTGGACAGGTGGGTGTTGGGGATGGGGTGATGATTCTGAGTGCTCCCCCGAGTCTGGGTTTCTCAGCATCTGTATCTGAATCTCTGAATGTCTCTTTTGACCATCTATCCATGTGGCTCTGTGTTTGACTCTGTGTATTTTGATCCACAGACTGGGCTGCAGGTCTTCCTGGTGGTGGTGGCTCTGCTGTCTGTGCCTGTGCTGCTGTTAGGAAAACCAGTCTACCTCTACTGGCTGCACCGTGGAGGGAAGGGCCTGCGATTACGCAGGGTGAGTATGGTGGAAAGAGTCATGTATGAGCTTGTTACCCATATGTTTTCAGTAAATAATGTATGTGCACATTTTAATGTCTGTTGTCTGTATTTTAGGGATATGAGAGAGTGAGGCGTGTGAGTGAGGATGATATGTCCCAAGCACCAGCATAcgatgatgatgaggaagagggaTTGGATGACCTCATGACCAGCAGAGAGACCCAGCCTAAGGAGGTCAGAACCACAACTATACATCTCATATACACATTTGAGTACATCACTGTTGGGTTTCTGTCTAATCAATGTATTTTTCATCTTTCAGTTTGACTTTGGGGACGTGTTCCTGCACCAAGCCATCCACACCATAGAGTATTGCCTGGGCTGCATCTCCAACACGGCGTCTTACCTACGTCTCTGGGCCCTCAGTTTGGCCCACGCTCGTAAGTATCGGACTCACTACACCTTTAAAAGGCCACAAGGGGGCAATTACTATCAATTACTGTTTCTATGTTCAGATATTGATCCATACATCTTCCTCTTACTGTGTGTCCATCTATATGTTTGTCAGAGCTTTCGGAGGTGCTGTGGGCCATGGTGATGCGTCTGGGCCTCAGGATGACCTCCAGACTGGGGGTGCTGTTTCTGGTACCAGTGTTCAGCCTTTTCGCTGTGCTCACTGTATCCATCCTGCTGGTCATGGAAGGGCTCTCAGCCTTCCTCCATGCCCTCCGGCTGCACTGGTGAGTCGGTCTTTATACTAAACTACGTGATGCCTTACTGACTGACtcattcagtcagtcaatcaattaCTCTCTGTTAATCACTCATCTACTCTCACATACTCTCTCATTTCCCAGCGGTCACCTACTCAGTATAATTCAGTATCTTTTAATCATTCACTTAGTAATTTGTTCACACATGCATTCATACTGgttgtttacatacagtatgtgaatgcTCTCCTTTCCTAGGGTGGAGTTCCAGAATAAGTTCTATCATGGGACGGGTATCAAGTTTGCCCCCTTCAAGTTCTCCACCCTGCCCTCAGTCTTTGAGCAGGACGGTTTACTGTGACCAGCGACAACCAGATTCACTGGATTTAAACAGGAAAACATGTACCAGGAAGGATGCTATGGGTTAGAGCAAGATGGCACACTGATGAAGAGGAGAAACCGCAGAGCAGTGCTGGGATGACTTGTAGCAAAGTTTTTCAGCATACGGCTTTTGACACTATTGGCTGCATTGACTGCCTTACATCATAAATATGTCCATATCAGCTAACCTCAATTCCTGAATTCAGTGGGATTCAAAACTGTTCATCTAGGTCTGTTGAAATGTACTTTGTACTGTTCTGGAGTAAGTGATGCATCTCACGTAATGGCCACATTAAGCCAATTTTGTGGATCCAAGCATTTTATTAGATTTTTGAAGGAAAGagtgttttttattgttaatttatTACTTAAGACTCATATTTATCACTTAAAGTACAGAAAAAATGTTGTAGAAGCAACACATAAAGGACAGGAGGTCATATCAATTATCCTGATTTCTAGTGCCATAACAATTTCTTACCGATAATGACAAATGTGAATACCACGGCTGCTAATTGTGCAGCTTTTCACAGTGCGTATCCCTGTGAAGACAGCTTTGGACATATAGTACTGTATAATGAATTGTATACTTGTAGATCATGATGTTTCTCTTGTTATTATACACCATGTGGCATTCCTGGGAAGATAAAAGATGACAGCTCAATTATGTATTTTTGCAAACGACATTGCCACAGAGCACTTTTCAAATAACAATGCAGAAATGATTGTACAATAAAAGTCAGCATTTTCACTGATGACTAGTCTTACTGTTGTAATGCGAAATGTTAGGTGCTACTGCTGACAAGACACATTTCACAGGATTgaaatatttacagttgaagtcagacgtttacatacacttatgttggagtcatttaaatttgtttttcaaccactccataaatgtcttgttaacaaactatagttttggcaatttggttaggacatctactttgtgcatcattttttccaaacaattgtttacagacagattatttcacttataattcactgtatcacaattccagtgggtcagacgtttacatacactaagatgactgtgcctttaaacagcttggaaaattccagataatgatgtcatggctttaaaagcttctgataggataattgacaaaatttgagtcaattggaggtgtacctgtggatgtatttcaaggcctaccttcaaacttagtgcctctttacttgacatcatgggaaaatcaaaagaaatcagccgacctcagaaaaaatattgtagccatccacaagtctggttcatccttgggagaattttccaaacgcctgagggtACCACATtcatgcctggttcctctctaggtttcttcctaggttctggcctttctagggagttttcctagccaccgtgcttctacacctgcattgcttcctgtttggggttttaggctgggtttctgtacagcactttgtaacattagctgatgtaagaagtgctttatatatacattttgattgattgactgtatGGCTAAAGGTAAGAATGTACCCACCATCGGCAAACATTTCTACTTTGGCCCCCAAGACACACCCAACTGAACTTTGTCAGTGAAATACCAGTTTGGCTACCCAGAGAGATGTAGAAAGATTTTTTTTGCCTGTAGAAGTTTGTTTTAGAAAGGAGCCAAAGTCAGTTGGGATAATAAGCAGTGAGGTCATGGAACCAGAGATTTTGTTTATTTTGGGAGGTTCAGGTAGTCTTTGGGGTCCCTGGTGAATTTTTTTAATTCTGGAAATAATTGCAACAGGGTTCCTGCTTTGCGATGTATTGCCTAGGACAGGACTctccatcctgtaggttttcaatctaGCCCGGATCTAGTGCATCTGATTCAATAATTAGCTGCTTCAtcaactgaatcaggttagttacaactgtggttggagcgaaaacctacaggaaggtagccCTAACCT
This portion of the Salvelinus sp. IW2-2015 linkage group LG4q.1:29, ASM291031v2, whole genome shotgun sequence genome encodes:
- the LOC111961497 gene encoding V-type proton ATPase 116 kDa subunit a 2-like, with the translated sequence MGSVFRSEEMCLAQLFLQSGSAYDCISELGEMGLVEFRDINPSVNSFQRRFVSEIKRCEEMERILGYLLREIRKANIAVPEDDEICPVAPPPKHVLEIMEQLQRLEVELSEVARNKEKLQRNLLELTEYTHMLRITHTFVHSRSRHEALGPQYEEFQSIESDSGGCTGMQRLGAKLGFVSGLIHRVKVEAFERMLWRVCKGYTILSYAELGESLADLDTGEISKNVVFLISFWGDQIGQKVQKICDCYHCHLYPHPENDEERADVMDSLRTRILDLNNVLHRTEEYLRQGLQKASESAFTWVVQVKKMKAIYHILNLSSFDVTNKCLIAEVWCPVTDLTNLRGALEEGSRKGDATVPSFVNRIPSNDTPPTLLRTNKFTSGFQSIVEAYGVGDYREASPVPYTIITFPFLFAVMFGDLGHGVVMACFALWMVLKEKSHKRKRSDNEIWTVFFEGRYIILMMGLFSVYTGLIYNDCFSKSLNIFGSSWSVRAMFTDQQWTNETLQTNALLSLDPNVTGVFSGPYPFGIDPIWNMAVNRLSFLNSYKMKMSVIIGVVHMSFGVVLSVFNHLHFKHNFNVYLLFLPELLFLLCLFGYLVFMILYKWLAFGARDSRLAPSILIHFINMFLMQGGDNTPLYPGQTGLQVFLVVVALLSVPVLLLGKPVYLYWLHRGGKGLRLRRGYERVRRVSEDDMSQAPAYDDDEEEGLDDLMTSRETQPKEFDFGDVFLHQAIHTIEYCLGCISNTASYLRLWALSLAHAQLSEVLWAMVMRLGLRMTSRLGVLFLVPVFSLFAVLTVSILLVMEGLSAFLHALRLHWVEFQNKFYHGTGIKFAPFKFSTLPSVFEQDGLL